ggcatatataaataaaagctgAAAACTACATGATCACATGCAGGGACACAGAAAGATAATATGTGCAGATAGATACAGACTCATAGCTAACCTGCTGTGTCAATCAGTTGTCCACCATTACAGACTTATAACTCACCTGCTATGTCAAATTTGCCACACAAGCTTGGCTGCAATAGATTCACGTCCTggaatctgcaaaaaaaaattgtagaataaAAGTCATATGAAAAGTCTGTTAGCCATATAGCAAGAAATATTCTGACTTGAGTTTCTTAAGACGGTCCTGAAATTGGAAAAAACTTATGACAAAGTGGGACGGTAGAGCTTATATGCAACAACAATTATAAGGAGAAAATTACCAGGTCAATCGGTAGAGCTCTGCATCTGAAGGCCATCTGAATTGCTGAGAAAGATTACTGCCCCTGGTTACAAAGATCAGAACACCAATCGATTAGCATCACGTCTAAGtgtatataatgaaaaaaagagTTGCACCACGTCAACACACATAGAACGAAAAGGATGAGGACTTGATATATTCAAAATGTATGATCTAACCaagtaattataaaaataaagagttaTCAGTACCTCATATGGATCAAGCAATGAGGTTTTCCAAAGCAATCCAGTCATACCTCTCATCCCACCAATAACCTTGCATGCTTGCATcctgaagaaaaaacaaaagacacaaaaatctgAAGTAAATCCACAATCACAGAACAGAGAGAAATATAAACTGGTAAGACAAGTGTTTGAAACTGTAACCTGAGTTATAATGCCAAACAAAGCAGGAGACACAATCTCCTTGTATGGTTCTAGCTTCATACGCAAACCATTCACTTtcacaatgtttttttatttcttctcttcaaatcCTCACACACATTAATCTCGATGGTCTGCATCAAAGAAACAGTTATATGTAATTTGacttatatagaaagaaagaaagaaaagacatTGGTTAAGAGGAAGAAAACTGCCTGAAGAGTTAGCGCAGAGAAGACAAGGATCCACCGAGCAAAGCATCCTCCAAAAACATTCACTTTCACAATGtttagtttttcttctcttcaaatcCTCACACACATTAATCTCGATGGTCTGCATCAAAGAAACAGATATATGTAATTTGacttatatagaaagaaagaaagaaaagacataTTGGTTAAGAGGAAGAAAACTGCCTGAAGAGGTAGCGCAGAGAAGACAAGGATCCACCGAGCAAAGCATCCTTCAAAATCTACAATAACAGATCCAAGAGGTAAAAGTCACATGAACATGATCacacaaaatagaaagtagaaaACACAATAAGACactaaagaagaaatcaaacctcACCAACAATACCTAATCTCATAAAGTCATTaaggggaaagaaaaagaagcagaagaagatgtaGCAAAGAGATattatcagaagaagaaacttaccaaaacagatgatgaagagaaagattcaacaacagAGCAAACCCCACTGTGcaatctgcatcaaagagagagaagatataTTATGTTAGCTTATaatacaacaacaaccaaatcgCATACATAGGAATTAATAACTGTGGGGAATTAAAAACCCGAAGATAGATAAAACAACCtgccatcaaaaaaaaaaaaaggagaagacgaACGCTTGACAACGACCAATCAAAGTAAATCACTGATCAGAGCGTAATATATCCTCCATAAAcctaaaatcaagaaaacaaagtgaaaattcaaatgagagagagagagcaaagtaTATAAAACGAGTGACAAAAGTTtcagaaaaataagaagaagaaaaaaaatgttaccaCTTACAGGTTGTtccgagagagagaggatagtttctaactttctatCATGGACAGAGCAAGGTCCTCCGATCCACACTTGCAAAACGACATTGGCTTGCACCATATCTCTAATCACCAGAGATTCAAAGAGTTAGAAGACAAGagaagtatataaatataatgaaataaTCTAACAGGTGTCAGGTGGTGAAGCAGGAGGATTACGAAGAACACGAACTTGTTGAGGTATGTTATGAGACTTTCCAATTCTTCAAAACCATCTCGGATTTGCTTCTgaacaatttaataatttagaagAAACGTCAGATAGAAAGAGAGCTCCTACCTAGTCTGCGCTAAGAAATTGAATATCACAAAAATTTGTATACCTTGGTCGGAGTTGAAGATGAGATTAGTTGTAGTGAGAAACGCCATggtcacaacaaaaacaacagcAACAAGGTCCAAGAAATtacctgaagatgtagcgcAGAGAAGACAAAAATGATCTATCAAAATTCAAGACCATCACCAACCGATCAAAGCATCCTCCTCCACAATCTTAAATACATAACAGAGCGAAGAAGAGTTAAAAATCGCATGAACATAATATCAAAAAAGGCCTTGAACGATTCAatttttagaaaccaaaccctagaagaaaaATCAACATAAATTAAAGTGACAACGATCAGCCAAATCCATCACCGATCAATCGTGGCATCCTCCaatctaaaccaacaaaacaaaaacgagaagttaataacatgtaattagaaaaaaaaaaacaccgaaCCAAAGAGACAAGACATAATCAAATAGAGATGGGTTTAATTAGAAGAAGGAACCTGTGAGAACGTGCCTGAAGACATAGGAGCCTGGAGAAGATTACGCCATAATCATATCATAATTGGGttccaaaacacctgcaaaaacaaacaaagaaacgtCAGGAACATAACAAAAAACGAAAGTAAAAGATGtattaagaggaagaacaaaaccccttGAAGACGTAGCCCATAGTCATAGAAGAAGTGTTTCCATCAAAGCCTGTCAAAGAGTTCTTGATGCTGCCTGGGATATAACAAAGGGAGACTGTCAAAGAGGCAACAGGGAGTAACGACAGAGCAAAGGAATCCTTCAAGATAAACTGAGACATGACAGCACGACATCtgaaaaacacaagaaacagaggacAAACAACTagccaaaattaaataaaacaaccgATAAGGCAAAAAAAGTGTATAGATGTAAGGTAACCTGAAAGTTGAACTCAGAAATCCAACGCACTCCCAGACAGAAAGCTTCGTTCCTCGTGATCTGcattaaagagagaaagaaggtttttcacttatatagaaagaaactaagaaaaagaggttaagaggaagaacactaCCTGACTACAAGAGTGTCAAAAGAAGAGAGTGTACCTTTGGCTTAGGGAGACCTGGTCTAAGACCTTCAAGGCAAACCTAGAATTCCAACCAGCATAACCACGAACAATGATGTCAGCTTTTAAatatatgcaagaaaaacacacacaattaaTAGTTAAAAAGGGACAAAGTTTAAGAACAAACCCGTGTAGGGGATAATCTGTGGATCTTTGATCTCTCAGCAAGAACGTCATCTGCGAATATACAACAGAAATAGAGGAGCAACAGTTGGCcaatattacataaaaaaacagataggcaaaaaaggaagaagactacCTTAAGAGGTAGCGCAGAGAAGACAGGGATCCATCAGAACCATCACCCACCGAGCAAAGCATCCTCCACAGTCTAAAATAACAGATCCAAGAGGTAAAATAAGAAGATGAACATAATAATAAGATCAAACAAGTATCAAACGCTAGAAATATGTGCAGCATTAGAAAATTACCAGGTCGGTAGAGCTTTGCATCTGAAGCCTATCTGAATTGCTGTTACCCCTGGTTACATAGATCAGAACACCTCACCAACAATAGCAAATCACATAAAGTCATTaaggggaaagaaaaagaagaagaagaagaagaagatgtagcaAAGAGATAtaccagaagaagaaacttaccaaaacagatgatgaagagaaagattcaacaaaagaGCGAACCCCACTGTGcaatctgcatcaaagagagagagaagatatattttgttagcttataatacaacaacaacaacaacaacaacaaaaaagtcgCATATATACATAGGAATTAAGAAGTGTGGGGaattaaaaaatccaaagaTAGATAAAACAACAACctgccaacaacaacaaaaaaaaaacgagaagaCCGAACGCTTGACAAACGACCAATCAAAGTAAATCACCGATCAGAGCGTTTTAATATCCTCCATAAAcctaaaaatcaaacaaaacaaagtgaaaATTCATATGAGAAATCAAACAATCTggagcgatgatgatgatgatcggaTCATCATAAATTCGATATCAAAACACCTGCAATGCAATTAGACGAATAAGAAACTTACTTAGTTTAGTTTACTTATTAGgggaaccaaaacaaaaataacagagGCGAAGAAGTGATTAAATTGGAAGGCATGCACAGtacaatgaattaaaaaaaaaaaaaaaNNNNNNNNNNNNNNNNNNNNNNNNNNNNNNNNNNNNNNNNNNNNNNNNNNNNNNNNNNNNNNNNNNNNNNNNNNNNNNNNNNNNNNNNNNNNNNNNNNNNNNNNNNNNNNNNNNNNNNNNNNNNNNNNNNNNNNNNNNNNNNNNNNNNNNNNNNNNNNNNNNNNNNNNNNNNNNNNNNNNNNNNNNNNNNNNNNNNNNNNNNNNNNNNNNNNNNNNNNNNNNNNNNNNNNNNNNNNNNNNNNNNNNNNNNNNNNNNNNNNNNNNNNNNNNNNNNNNNNNNNNNNNNNNNNNNNNNNNNNNNNNNNNNNNNNNNNNNNNNNNNNNNNNNNNNNNNNNNNNNNNNNNNNNNNNNNNNNNNNNNNNNNNNNNNNNNNNNNNNNNNNNNNNNNNNNNNNNNNNNNNNNNNNNNNNNNNNNNNNNNNNNNNNNNNNNNNNNNNNNNNNNNNNNNNNNNNNNNNNNNNNNNNNNNNNNNNNNNNaacaacaacaaaaaaaaaaagagaagacggAACGCTTGACAAACGACCAATCAAAGTAAATCACCGATCAGAGCGTTTTAATATCCTCCATAAAcctaaaaatcaaacaaaacaaagtgagAATTCATATGAGCAAAGTAGATAAAACGAGTGACaaaagtttcagaaaaaaataagattcaGAAATCAAACCGTAGGAggagcgatgatgatgatgatcggaTCATCATAAATTCGATATCAAAACACCTGCAATGCAATAAGACGAATAAGAAACTTACTTAGTTTAGTTTACTTATTAGgggaaccaaaacaaaaataacagagGCGAAGAAGTGATTAAATTGGAAGGCATGCACagtacaattaattaaaaaaaaaaaaaaacagatgagagagagacgaaACCCTAGGGGAGAATTCAGAAGGGTAGAAGCGATGATCAGATCAAAATTTCGATTCCAAAACTCATcagcaaaagacaaaaaaatacaacaatataTATCAGAGAAgcgttaagaagaagaataacagaGCAAATATCGAAGCAATGcaattgagatttgagagagagagagagaccaccGAACCCTAGAATAAGAATATAGCGAAGATGATCGGTTTGAAAACGAAATCAGGGAGATTGAAGAATAGTATCACACACCACAccgaagaacaaaaacaaaaaaaaaggaaaatagaagaagaagaagaagaagtagctaGAGAGAcatacccaaaacaaaaaaaaaaagcgactTTTGTTGTTTTAGAACTTTCTGAAAAGAGTGAAAGCATTATTTATAGATGAAGAAGTCTATTGTTTTTTATGACGGTCAGGATTTCATCCATCTTATTTTTAACGCTCCAGATTAAATTAGTTCCTTAGTCAAACCATCTTTGActcctttctttcctttttactttcctattttcttttttttttcttataagaaaacaaaatctattttcTACTGACGATAATctaaccaaacaacaaaactgACAATGCTGTAATATATGGACCGACTTTTAATGGGCTGGGCTTACTACTTTACCACCGCCATATTGCTAATTTTTCCAAAACGTTGTCGTTTGAGATTAATGATTGAAGAATtagattgatgattttgtatGTAACCTCTGCCAAGATAATCTGGTTCATAAACTGCTTTGGTTACATAATCGTAGTATAACTTTCCATTATTTTTTCTaggtcaaaattttgtttgtaaaactTGAAATTGTAAGAGTAGTTTTTGACAAAAACATACGAATTAAGTTGACTTTTGTAATTAAACCGGGTTGACGAGAGACTCCAACTAATTCgaggaaattacaaattaacCGCTGTGTCCTTCTCTATCGATTCGAGTCCAAGCGAAGCGGAGCTCTCTGCAATCATCGAGCACGACGATTTAGGTTAAACTACCGAATAGAGAAGGCAATATCTACAGTATTCGGAAAACGCAGTTAGGTTAGATTGTGGACTGATATAATCAGAATCGATcctctttcaattttttgttattcaGGTTCCATTTTCTCAACAGTTTCCTCAAAGTGTTTCTTCGGTTATTTTTGGATCGCAGGGGTAACAGATGGAGGAGATGTTCGCTCTGATAGTCTCCATGATTCTCATAGGGGCGGTGATTCCTTTGTTCTTTTGGAAACGTCGTATAGATGCTAGATCACGGGACCAAGTTGCAGAACCGCCACAggtaaaatcttgttttaatcAATTTCAAGtggtttggaattttttttgagtctatgaaattatatatggtggtaatctctctctctcgtgaaATTGAAGGCTCAGCCGCGTGAAAACGTGGCACGTACTACTGGTGGACGTAGGATGCGTCGGAGACCTGCAGCTTCTGGTGCTAGCTCCTCTACATCTAATGTTCaaggttggtttttttttactgctttttgtttctctcttccaAACCGTGTGTGTGTGTTCATCAACTGGATGATAAGGTTCcaaatttggataatttttgatgatttgagtttttgattaatATGAAGTTTCTGCTACTTTTTTAGCTGGAGGTAATCTTTATGTAAATTTGGTAAGAGTTTACTATAGCTAGTGAGGAGTGGAAACCATTTATTTAAGGATTAGAAGATTAGAAGGGTCTtggaaagaaatgaaaactaCTGGACTTGGAATAATTTATTTGGGTTTATATGTGAAACAGAAAACATCAGTGGGAGTGaaggtgaagatgaagatgaagatgaagccgGTGGATCTCAAGCCAGAGcatcaaagaagaaagagaagaagcgaCAAGAGCGTGAAGCACAAAGACAGGTGACTCAATTTCTATGTCGCCATTAATTCTTTAAATTATTCTATTAGAAATGTTGGCGGGATAAAGGATGAGAAATGTCTAGGAATATCAGTTTGCAATCCCAACTGTGGTAGTTTTACATTTTAACTTAAAGATAGAGTATTGGTTCTAACCTCATAATAGttcatttctttttggttcCTGATCAAGTTCTGTTCTTATCGTCGGCTATAGGCTGAAGAAGCTACACGCGAgtcaaaaaatacaaaacaagatCGGTATGCAGAAATGCGGAGGAAGAAGGACGAAGAGCGCGAGGCAGAGGAGCGGAAGTTGGTGAGTCAGTTAATTTATCTCATATCTGTTTAAGGTTCCTGCTTTTGAAATGCTGTGTGGTTGGCTAATTGTGACATTGTTGtctaggaagaagaagaaaaagcgcGACAAGCCAAGGAAGAAGAGGCAGCTGCTTTGGAGTTTGACAAATGGAAAGGGGAATTCTCAGTTGATGCTGAAGGTACAACAGAGGAAACGCAGGGTGAAAATCAAGATTTGCTTTCAGAATTTGTTGAATACATAAAGGTATCTTTAGTAATTAATCCTTTACCAAACACTTTCCCATCTGTCACTCGATTGTCATTCTGTGAATAGACACAAAATAACAGTGAGGTATAGATGCAATTTTTGTCTCATCCAATATCAGTGTGCTGACATGTTGAGCCTTACCTTCTGTGTGATGTGATTGCAGAAACAGAAATGTGTTCCACTTGAAGATCTTGCCGCAGAATTTCATTTACGAACTCAGGTATCATGTGGCTACGTATTCTATGTGGAAGATGAATGTATACCTTGTGCATGGTTCTCAAGTCTAATTTCgactgtttgtttttttaggaaTGTATCAACAGGA
The sequence above is a segment of the Camelina sativa cultivar DH55 chromosome 10, Cs, whole genome shotgun sequence genome. Coding sequences within it:
- the LOC104717521 gene encoding DDRGK domain-containing protein 1; its protein translation is MEEMFALIVSMILIGAVIPLFFWKRRIDARSRDQVAEPPQAQPRENVARTTGGRRMRRRPAASGASSSTSNVQENISGSEGEDEDEDEAGGSQARASKKKEKKRQEREAQRQAEEATRESKNTKQDRYAEMRRKKDEEREAEERKLEEEEKARQAKEEEAAALEFDKWKGEFSVDAEGTTEETQGENQDLLSEFVEYIKKQKCVPLEDLAAEFHLRTQECINRIASLESIGRLSGVMDDRGKYIYISMEEMNAVADYIKRQGRVSISHLASKSNQFIDLEPKVQHQLTEEISGMEEISVS